Proteins co-encoded in one Arachis stenosperma cultivar V10309 chromosome 7, arast.V10309.gnm1.PFL2, whole genome shotgun sequence genomic window:
- the LOC130941691 gene encoding probable serine/threonine-protein kinase PBL23 encodes MSFFACCTSQHRFHKKTLKKKIKSYHEGKPVPSIFANFSLKTDSSKRNFIEGEIEKLGRGNLTSQIFTYSELCFATRNFHPDYMIGEGGFGRVYKGFLRGTNQVVAVKQLNRNGFQGNREFIVEVLMLSLLHNPYLVNLVGYCADGDQRVLVYEYMVNGSLEDHLFDLPPDKKALDWSTRMKIAEGAARGLEYLHEVANPPVIYRDFKASNILLDEDFNPKLSDFGLAKLGPTGDKTHVSTRVMGTYGYCAPEYASTGQLTTKSDVYSFGVVLLEMITGRRVIDHMRPSGEQNLVTWAYPLLKDRRKFTLMADPLLEGRYPIRGLHQAIAIAAMCLQEDAELRPLISDVVTALNVLARKNVEWSDNNNNSNNSVERMTLID; translated from the exons ATGAGCTTCTTTGCATGTTGCACATCACAACATAGGTTCCATAAGAAAACTTTGAAGAAGAAAATTAAGAGCTATCATGAAGGAAAACCTGTACCATCAATATTTGCCAATTTCTCTCTCAAAACTG ATAGTAGCAAGCGAAATTTCATCGAAGGCGAAATAGAAAAACTTGGAAGAGGAAATTTAACCTCTCAGATTTTTACTTATTCCGAGCTATGCTTCGCAACCCGGAACTTTCACCCTGACTACATGATTGGTGAAGGAGGCTTTGGAAGAGTATACAAAGGATTCCTTAGAGGAACAAATCAG GTTGTTGCTGTGAAGCAACTTAACAGGAATGGATTTCAAGGAAACAGAGAATTTATAGTAGAGGTTTTGATGTTAAGCCTCTTGCATAATCCTTACCTTGTCAATTTAGTAGGGTATTGTGCTGATGGTGATCAAAGAGTTCTTGTGTATGAGTACATGGTTAATGGTTCTTTAGAAGATCATCTTTTTG ATCTACCTCCAGACAAAAAGGCTTTGGATTGGAGCACAAGAATGAAAATTGCAGAAGGTGCTGCTAGAGGACTTGAATATTTACATGAAGTAGCAAATCCTCCGGTTATATATCGCGATTTCAAGGCATCAAACATACTTTTGGATGAGGATTTCAATCCAAAATTATCAGATTTTGGACTAGCAAAGCTTGGTCCGACCGGAGATAAAACTCATGTGTCAACAAGGGTGATGGGAACTTATGGTTATTGTGCTCCTGAGTATGCCTCCACAGGACAATTGACAACAAAATCTGATGTATATAGTTTTGGTGTTGTGCTTTTGGAGATGATTACAGGTAGAAGAGTCATTGATCATATGAGACCATCAGGGGAGCAAAACTTAGTTACTTGG gcaTATCCACTACTCAAAGACAGAAGGAAGTTTACACTAATGGCTGATCCATTGCTAGAAGGGAGATACCCTATAAGGGGTCTACACCAAGCAATAGCAATAGCAGCAATGTGTCTTCAAGAAGATGCTGAATTAAGGCCTTTGATTAGTGATGTAGTTACAGCTCTTAATGTATTAGCAAGGAAGAATGTAGAATGGAgtgataacaataataatagtaataattcAGTTGAGAGAATGACTTTGATAGATTAG
- the LOC130941643 gene encoding DNA polymerase I A, chloroplastic/mitochondrial-like produces the protein MEVPLRPYCPSCFSLSHSSSSTFPYRLALSSWSFSAPSDSPHRRRIHSVQATNSGHPDSIVRSNYLRFREGSWCLQRMSVRLNKYNDMRFRRNASHKVPVCISLVKFSNASTGILEEMTKEGELNSLHPNDTQVSMVDSVPCNLGLSVMTGERKLSGGDYRGWANARYKLTESKKETNSMKKYERKLGSSYPSNRLPPNGQGQVVSRNVDSSLVLQEHNDHVLTSVKHSGLKNSNVCTDSETVVRQLNGYTQEIRKEKISKVNGENVLDTNVKDSTKATRPSQARGSDQSKLRDKLCSIYEDVLIVDSIPLAEEVAKMLTVKYRHLIHACDTEVAKIDVKDETPVDHGEIICFSIYSGPEADFGGGKSCIWVDVLDGGGQEILDKFAEFFSDSSIKKVWHNYSFDCHIIENYGFKVSGFHADTMHMARLWDSSRRLDGGYSLEGLTGDKRVMCAAQLNHDKDLLGKVSMKTIFGKKKVKKDGSEGKTITIAPVEELQRDERIPWICYSALDARSTLNLYESLKSHLSAMPWKLDGVLVSGRTMYDFYNEFWRPFGELLVTMESEGMLVDRAYLADIEKVAIAEQDIAANRFRKWACKYCPDAKYMNVGSDLQLRQLLFGGIANRKDPNEVLPTERIFKIPNVDKVIEEGKKAPTKFRDIKLTSLGYKLETDMYTASGWPSVSGDALRALAGKISAEYDFVDENCDLDLSEHEIPEIPSQSQTASAQIDKSAYGTAFAAFPTEEEGREACHAIAALCEVCSINSLISNFILPLQGHNISGKDNRIHCSLNINTETGRLSARRPNLQNQPALEKDRYKIRKAFVATPGNSLIVADYGQLELRILAHLANCKSMLDAFKAGGDFHSRTAMNMYPYIREAVDKKEVLLEWHPQPGEEKPPVPLLKDAFGSERRKAKMLNFSIAYGKTPVGLSKDWKVSVKEAKKTVDLWYNDRKEVLKWQEERKKEAHQFHCVHTLLGRARRFPLMEQANKYQKGHIERAAINTPVQGSAADVAMCAMLEISNNKQLKELGWKLLLQVHDEVILEGPSESAEVAKAIVVECMAKPFHGKNILKVDLSVDAKCAQNWYSAK, from the exons ATGGAAGTTCCGTTAAGACCATATTGCCCCTCATGCTTTTCACTCTCAcactcttcttcttccaccTTCCCTTACCGTCTTGCTCTGTCTTCATGGTCCTTTTCAGCTCCTTCAGACTCTCCTCACAG AAGAAGAATCCATTCAGTCCAGGCTACCAACAGTGGACACCCGGATAGCATTGTTCGCAGTAATTATCTGCGGTTTAGAGAAGGTTCATGGTGTCTGCAGAGGATGTCCGTGAGattaaataaatacaatgaCATGAGGTTCAGACGAAATGCCTCACATAAGGTTCCGGTTTGCATTTCGCTAGTGAAATTTTCAAATGCATCAACTGGCATTCTGGAGGAAATGACAAAGGAGGGAGAGCTGAATTCTTTGCATCCCAATGATACACAAGTTAGTATGGTGGATTCAGTTCCCTGCAATCTTGGATTATCCGTGATGACTGGTGAAAGAAAATTGTCGGGGGGTGATTATAGAGGCTGGGCTAATGCAAGATATAAGTTGACTGAAAGTAAAAAGGAAACAAACAGTATGAAGAAGTATGAGAGGAAACTTGGTAGTTCTTACCCATCTAATAGATTACCTCCCAATGGTCAGGGACAAGTGGTTTCTAGGAATGTGGATAGCAGTCTTGTACTACAAGAACATAATGACCATGTCTTAACATCAGTTAAGCATTCCGGATTAAAAAATTCAAACGTGTGTACAGATTCTGAAACGGTTGTCCGTCAGTTAAATGGATATACACAGGAgatcagaaaagaaaaaattagcAAAGTTAATGGTGAAAACGTTTTGGATACAAATGTAAAGGATTCAACTAAGGCAACACGCCCTAGCCAGGCACGTGGTTCTGACCAATCAAAACTTCGGGACAAGCTCTGTAGTATCTATGAAGATGTTCTGATTGTTGACAGTATTCCTCTTGCAGAGGAAGTGGCTAAGATGCTCACAGTAAAGTATCGGCATCTTATTCATGCTTGTGATACTGAG GTAGCCAAGATAGATGTCAAAGATGAAACTCCTGTGGATCATGGGGAGATAATATGCTTCAGTATTTATTCTGGTCCAGAAGCTGATTTTGGTGGTGGAAAGTCTTGTATCTGGGTAGATGTTCTTGATGGTGGGGGCCAAGAAATTTTAGATAAATTTGCTGAATTTTTTAGTGATTCATCCATTAAGAAG GTCTGGCATAATTATAGCTTTGATTGTCATATTATAGAGAACTATGGATTTAAAGTGTCTGGTTTTCATGCCGATACGATGCACATGGCGCGCCTATGGGATTCATCAAGACGCTTGGATGGGGGCTATTCTCTTGAAGGACTTACAGGTGACAAAAGGGTCATGTGTGCAGCTCAGCTGAATCATGACAAGGATCTACTTGGTAAGGTTTCAATGAAAACTATATTTGGCAAGAAAAAGGTGAAAAAAGACGGATCCGAGGGTAAAACAATTACTATTGCTCCTGTTGAAGAGCTACAAAGAGATGAGCGTATACCTTGGATATGTTATTCTGCCTTAGATGCTAGAAGTACTCTGAACCTTTATGAGAGCTTGAAGAGCCACTTGTCAGCCATGCCTTGGAAACTTGATGGTGTACTAGTTTCTGGAAGAACGATGTATGATTTCTATAATGAATTTTGGAGGCCATTTGGTGAGCTTCTAGTCACAATGGAATCTGAGGGAATGCTAGTTGATCGAGCATATCTTGCTGACATAGAAAAAGTGGCCATAGCAGAGCAAGATATAGCTGCTAATAGATTCAGGAAATGGGCATGTAAGTATTGTCCTGATGCCAAGTACATGAATGTGGGAAGCGACCTACAGTTGCGCCAGCTGCTTTTTGGTGGCATTGCAAACAG AAAAGACCCCAATGAGGTACTTCCAACTGAGCGGATATTCAAAATTCCCAATGTTGATAAAGTGATTGAAGAGGGCAAGAAGGCTCCCACAAAATTTCGTGATATAAAGCTGACAAGCCTCGGGTATAAGCTGGAGACTGACATGTACACAGCAAGTGGTTGGCCCTCAGTTAGCGGAGATGCCTTAAGGGCCCTGGCTGGAAAGATTTCTGCTGAATATGACTTTGTTGACGAGAATTGTGACTTGGATCTCAGTGAACATGAAATTCCTGAAATTCCTTCTCAAAGTCAAACTGCATCTGCACAAATAGATAAATCTGCATATGGAACAGCCTTTGCAGCTTTTCCAacagaagaagaagggagagaaGCTTGCCATGCAATTGCTGCTTTATGTGAAGTCTGTTCAATCAATTCTTTGATTTCCAATTTCATCCTTCCCCTGcag GGACATAATATATCGGGAAAGGATAACCGTATTCATTGCTCCTTAAATATCAACACAGAGACGGGACGTTTATCAGCAAGAAGGCCAAACCTGCAG AATCAACCTGCTTTGGAAAAAGACCGGTACAAAATCCGTAAAGCATTCGTAGCTACTCCTGGAAATTCTCTTATAGTTGCTGATTACGGACAG CTGGAACTTAGGATACTGGCACATCTTGCCAACTGTAAGAGCATGTTAGATGCTTTCAAAGCTGGCGGAGATTTCCATTCAAGGACGGCGATGAATATGTATCCATATATTCGTGAAGCCGTTGACAAAAAGGAAGTGCTTCTTGAGTGGCATCCTCAGCCCGGCGAAGAGAAACCCCCAGTTCCCCTACTGAAG GATGCATTTGGTTCGGAAAGAAGAAAAGCGAAAATGCTTAACTTCTCAATTGCTTATGGAAAGACTCCAGTGGGGCTTTCAAAGGATTGGAAG GTTTCCGTGAAAGAAGCTAAGAAGACAGTTGACCTTTGGTACAATGATAGAAAAGAAGTTTTGAAATGGCAAGAGGAGCGCAAGAAAGAAGCTCATCAGTTCCATTGTGTTCACACTTTGCTGGGCCGAGCCCGGCGGTTTCCATTGATGGAGCAAGCCAACAAGTATCAGAAAGGTCACATTGAACGAGCTGCTATTAATACTCCAGTGCAG GGTAGTGCTGCAGATGTTGCCATGTGTGCCATGTTGGAGATTTCCAATAATAAACAGTTGAAGGAGCTCGGATGGAAGTTACTACTTCAG GTTCATGATGAAGTGATATTGGAAGGGCCAAGTGAGTCAGCTGAGGTAGCAAAGGCCATAGTTGTAGAATGCATGGCCAAACCCTTCCATGGAAAAAACATTCTAAAAGTCGACCTCTCCGTTGATGCCAAGTGTGCTCAAAACTGGTACTCTGCCAAATAG
- the LOC130942206 gene encoding UPF0481 protein At3g47200-like, with amino-acid sequence MEDDESHKADDISIKINEMWEKAQPLHTDECCIYRVPHEIRKINEDAYTPKVVSIGPFHHGNEKLLKMEDHKRLYCKQFIERSKTNKLESFVNCVQELEQKIRDCYSDDIKLSKEEHIMVILVDCCFILEHLLLLGPDVSFRLPHLSHYLKYDLLLIENQVPFFVLEELYNLAFPSTSNPPLLTFTRYILPDGISPGNKDVGRIVHFTDLARKHLLLSSTLSISECSRDGQVTHLDSATKLREAGVKFEVNEDSKCLLDLQLSGHTLKIPFFRVVDTTEVVLRNLLAFEQCHCLDEAYLTDYICVIDFLIDTDKDVDLLIKKGIIKNWLGDSNAVAKMFNGLAVNILTSDFNEKYSCILEGLNEFCEKRWNKKKASLKRDYCNTPWRTLASIAGIVLLLLTIVQTVFSILQVL; translated from the coding sequence ATGGAAGACGATGAGAGTCACAAGGCTGATGATATTTCAATCAAGATCAATGAAATGTGGGAGAAAGCACAGCCTCTTCATACAGATGAATGCTGCATCTACAGGGTGCCTCATGAGATCCGCAAGATAAATGAAGATGCATACACTCCAAAGGTTGTTTCAATTGGTCCTTTTCACCATGGAAATGAAAAATTGCTAAAGATGGAGGACCATAAAAGATTATATTGCAAACAATTCATTGAAAGATCCAAGACAAACAAGTTAGAAAGTTTTGTGAATTGCGTGCAAGAGCTTGAGCAAAAGATTCGTGATTGTTACTCAGATGACATCAAGCTTAGTAAGGAAGAACATATTATGGTGATCTTGGTGGACTGCTGCTTCATATTAGAGCATTTACTCTTGTTAGGTCCTGATGTCTCTTTTCGGTTACCTCATTTATCGCATTATTTGAAATATGATTTGTTGTTGATTGAGAATCAAGTCCCTTTCTTTGTTCTTGAGGAGCTTTACAATCTAGCTTTTCCTTCTACCTCAAATCCTCCACTGTTAACTTTCACTCGTTATATCCTTCCTGATGGTATCTCTCCTGGCAATAAGGATGTTGGTAGAATAGTTCATTTCACAGACCTAGCAAGAAAACATCTATTATTATCTTCTACCTTATCAATCTCTGAATGCTCAAGAGATGGACAGGTAACACACCTCGATAGTGCAACTAAACTGAGGGAAGCAGGAGTGAAGTTTGAGGTAAACGAAGATAGTAAATGCTTACTAGACTTGCAACTTTCTGGCCATACTCTTAAAATTCCATTCTTTAGAGTGGTGGACACTACTGAAGTTGTTTTGAGAAATTTGTTAGCTTTCGAGCAATGTCACTGTCTGGACGAAGCCTACCTCACTGACTACATCTGTGTCATTGATTTTCTTATCGACACAGACAAAGATGTGGATTTGCTGATTAAGAAAGGAATAATTAAGAATTGGTTAGGTGATAGCAATGCAGTGGCTAAAATGTTCAATGGTCTTGCCGTGAACATTTTGACTTCAGATTTTAATGAGAAATATTCTTGTATTCTTGAAGGCTTGAATGAGTTCTGTGAGAAGCGTTGGAACAAAAAAAAAGCATCTTTGAAGCGCGACTACTGCAACACTCCGTGGAGGACGTTAGCTTCTATTGCTGGAATTGTTCTGCTTCTTCTCACTATTGTTCAGACAGTATTTTCGATCCTCCAAGTACTCTAG